A part of Maniola hyperantus chromosome 14, iAphHyp1.2, whole genome shotgun sequence genomic DNA contains:
- the LOC117988377 gene encoding sperm-associated antigen 7 homolog, with protein sequence MDLLGSILNSMQKPPSTSEAQKNAMKKQKEAIERKQKEEKHILNKFCKRVEEKISNFIKDGTKPHLQFEPMEQMYRSVIRDVATTAGAQVYSFGQEGVDRYAVVYLKDKGPSEDELSVRRDGCVWNDEKATEMVQRRIEMEKQAELDNQEEKNRKRKHGKEELSGTFYKQKYAHLIGQEAAIDAAQKTNMNKSYGEVPSENKKDLRSIEQTMADIKAKKVKKAEDDKAILDGENSI encoded by the exons ATGGATCTCTTAGGCTCTATATTGAATTCCATGCAAAAACCTCCGTCAACAAGTGAGGCGCAGAAGAATGCTATGAAAAAGCAGAAAGAGGCAATAGAACGCAAGCAGAAAGAAGAAAAACATATTCTGAACAAATTCTGTAAGCGAGTTGAGGAGAAGATAAGTAATTTTATCAAAGATGGCACCAAACCACACCTGCAGTTTGAACCGATGGAACAAATGTACAGATCTGTAATCCGTGACGTTGCGACCACAGCTGGAGctcag GTATACTCATTTGGACAAGAAGGTGTTGACCGTTATGCCGTTGTCTACTTAAAAGATAAGGGTCCCTCTGAGGATGAATTAAGCGTTCGCAGAGATGGCTGCGTATGGAACGATGAAAAAGCCACTGAAATGGTTCAAAGACGTATAGAAATGGAGAAACAAGCAGAACTAGACAACCAAGAAGAGAAGAATAGAAAACGCAAGCATGGCAAAGAAGAATTGAGTGGGACTTTTTATAAGCAGAAATACGCGCATCTGATTGGCCAAGAAGCTGCAATAGATGCAGCACAGAAGACTAATATGAACAAAAGTTACGGAGAAGTTCCCAGCGAGAATAAAAAGGATTTACGTTCCATAGAACAGACAATGGCTGATATTAAAGCTAAGAAGGTAAAGAAAGCTGAGGACGACAAAGCAATTTTAGACGGTGAGAATAGTATTTGA